CGAACAGACCGGTGGCGACGGCGATGCCGGCCGCAGCCATCGTCATCACAACGATCACCACGGCCGGTCCGACCAACGGCCGACGCTGCAGAATCCAGCCGATCGCAATCGGAACGACGGGCGCTGCCAGAAGCAGCGCCGCCGCGACTGCGATCGCGGCGTCGAGTGCCAGCCAGCCGCTGAGGCCCCGGCCGAACAATTGGGAAAAGCCGACGGCCCAGGCCGCCAGACCTTCAGACGGAGCGACCAGAAAGCTCCACCCACTTCCAGGAAAGACCCACGACATGTAGGTGAAAGCCACGACGCAGAACAGCGTCGGAAACACCAGCGCGACGATCAGGTTGAGAACCGAACCCGCCAGCAATTCGGGCCTGAGCGCGAACACCAGCAACGGCACCGCGGCGCAAGTCAGCGCGGCGCCCATCGGATGCGTGAACGTCAGCCCCAGCATCGCCAACGCGACAGCCATCACTTCCGGTGCGGCGCTCCGACCGCGGATATCGTAGAGAGCGCGGCTCAGCAGATAGAGAAATCCAGCGAGCATGATCTCGGCGGGGCCGGCGATCGCCGCGCGGAGCAACGCGGGATGCAAAGCGAGAAGCAACGTCGCCGTCAGGGCCGCGAGCAGCGACAGGCCGGCACGCCGAAAGGAAACGAGCCAGATGCTCGCCAACGCGGCCAGCACGCAGGCAGTCAGCAACACCGGCGCCGAGATGCCGATCGGGCTGACAAACTCCAGCACCGTCGTGGCGAGGAACGGGATGGTCGGATAGGCGGCCAGCACCCGCCCGATCGGCATCTGGCTGTCGCTCGCGGTGATCGCGTTCGACCACAGCGTGATCGCGTCCTCCGGCACCAGCCCCGCAGTCGCGGCTAGCTTCGCCATCAAGAGCACGATGACGAATGTCAGTAGCGCGATCGACAGAATCGGGAGAGCCCGCCTCATGTCGTCGTCTCCCGTCCGAGCGCCAATTCTCGGACGACATGCTTCGACACCCCGTGGTCGGTCTTTTCCCAGTAGAACGGATTTCGCAACAGCTGCCAGAGGCCGCGGTAGCTCGCGATCGAGATCATCACCCAATAGCCGAACGCCGTGAGGCTGTAGGGAATGAGATTCAGCCACCCTCTTCGGATCGGCGCCAGCATGTTGAGGAAGATGAAAGCGCCGTTGCCGGCCAGCAGATTGAACAGGCTGAGATAGAGCAGCGGCTCCGGAAAAAGCTGATCGAAGCCATTGGCCAGCCCGAACAGCCAGATCGCGAACATCAACCAGAACACCGGATTGATCAGTCCGGCCAGTACGGTGCCCCCGATGAAGAAGACGAAGCCGAGAAAACCGAGCGGACCGATACTGCGCAGCAGGTGCAGCGGACGCCTGGTGTGTACCAGGAAGGTCTGCATGTAGCCCTTCATCCAGCGCGAGCGCTGTCTGATCCAATTGCCGGCGTGGCAGCTCGCCTCCTCGAAGGTTGTGGAATCGACCACGCCGACGCGGTAGCCCTTCTGAGTCAGGCGAACGCCGAGATCGGCATCTTCGGTAACGTTGAAGGGATCCCAGGCGTGCAGCTCGCGCAACACGTCGATCTTGAAATGATTGGAGGTGCCGCCGAGCGGAATTGGAACGTTGAGCCGTTCGAGCCCCGGCAGCATCTGGTCGAACCACAGCGCGTAGTCCAGCGTGAACATCCGCGTCAGCCAGTTTTCGCGAGCGTTGAAGTAACTCAGGCGGCATTGCAGGCACGCGGTGTTGGCCGGCGCCTGCCGGAACGTCGCCACCACCTTGCGGAGTTGGTCCGGCTCCGGCCGATCCTCGGCGTCGTAGATCACCAGGAATTCGCCACGGGCGAATTGCAGCGCGAAATTGCAGGCCTTCGGCTTGGTCTGCGGATGCGACGGCGGCACTCGAATGACTTCGAAGATGCCTTCGAGTCCGAGCGTGCTGGCGACCTCGATGGTTTCGTGATCGTCGGCCTCCAGCACCAATTTGATGTCGAGCTTGCCGAGCGGGTAATCGAGCTGACGCAACGAGCGGGCCAGCATCGGCAGCATTTTCGGCTCGCGATACATCGGCACCAGCACGGTGAACACCGGCAGATCGTCGTCGCTGAGCGCACGCGCCGCGATCGCGATGGCCTCGTCGCGATCGACCGAGCGGGCGCCCCCGACCGAAACCAGAACCCCCTTGAACAGGAAGTTGCCGAGATAGAACAGGCTCAGGATCAGATTGACCGCGACCAGCGTCGCGATCGGTGCGAGCGCCAGCCCGACCAGCAGACACGTCGCCACACCATATCCAAACAGCACCTGGACCGGCGAAAACACCTGTTGGGCCGACATGTCCGGATCGAGCTCGGCGAGCTCGTACACGGCGCGATGCGACAGCGCGTCGGCAAAGACGGTTTGCACCGCCCAGACAATGTCGAATTTGGAAGCGACGACGAATTCGATCGCGTTGCCCCAGCGACGCCGTGCGAACAGGACAACGCCGGGACCAGGCTCCGCGGTCGCGATCACGAGCCGGCCATCCCGGATTCGCCAAGGCATCGTCAGCCGGCGGGCGTAAAGCTCCGCCTCGTCGGCGGCGAGCAGCGACGGATCCGGGGCGTCGCCGATCAGATCGACGAACGGCAGCTCGTAGTGATAGGCGACCGCCTGGTAGTACACAGCGGGTTCGATCCAGGCCCGCGACAGGATCGCGTCGCCGAGCCGGACATGCCAAGCCTCGGCGAGGCCGACGGCCTCGTCGAGTTGCTGCAGATTGAGAACGCGGCGGGCGACGAGCAGGTCGCCGAGGGCGAGATCCGAGGGCGAGAGCGGCTGCATCGGTCCCTCACTTGTCCGTGGTCAGGGCGCGGCGCCGGTATACGCGTTGCAGAATGAACAACAGGCCGAGCGTGACGAGAACCCAGACCCCGCCGATGATCCACGATCGGAAGCGTGAGAACGAATTCAGCCAGGATCGCTGATCGGGATAAGACACCCGCAGCAAGGTGTCGCGCTCGGTCGACATCGCCAAAGCAACGCCGGTTTTGTCGAGAAACGCCACGTCGCCGCGATCGAGGTCGATGGCGGGCGCGACGGGGAGCGCGCTGTCGGCTGAGAGAGGTTTGATCCAAAGTCCCGGAAACGCCCCGGCGGTCACGATTTGCGCCACCGCGCCGCTGGCGAATCCACCGATATCAAGACGCGTTCGGCCGGATCGGTCGACGATCGCCACCCTGCCGCGATCGAAGCGAACCCGTTGCTCGGCGCCGGCCGGCGCCAGATTGCTGACCGCGATAAACGACGCTGTCGGCGTTGGCGTAGCGCCGGCATCGACGTATCGCACGGTGATCGGTGCCGCTTCGCGCGACAGCCCGTTCACGACATCCGCCAGCATTGGGATGACGGAGAGCGGCTTGACCGCGGTCGCGGACGGCACCAGCACTTCGACACCATTTGCCCAGAACGTCGAAAGGTCGGAAAAATCCTGGGCGGCCGCTCCAGTCGGTGAGAGAATCACCGAACTCGAACCGAGAATCTCCGCCGGATAGCCTTGCGGTTCGAACCTGCAATCGCCCTGCGCGCTGCGACGCTGGACAACCACGCGGATGTTCGCGGCCGCGCCGACCAGCCCCTCGGGGAGCGCCAGATCGAGCCGGGTCGGCTCGCCGATTGCGGCGACCGAACTCGAGATCAGCCGCTCATTGACGAACGCACTCACGACGGCCTTTTCGCCGGCACCATCCGGCGCCACCATCACATCGAGCAGGATCCGGGATGGCCGCGTGCCGCCCGGCAGCATGCGGTTGGCGACGGTGACGGCGAGATCGGCACGGCCGAACACCTCCGCCTTC
The DNA window shown above is from Rhodopseudomonas palustris HaA2 and carries:
- a CDS encoding glycosyltransferase family 2 protein, encoding MQPLSPSDLALGDLLVARRVLNLQQLDEAVGLAEAWHVRLGDAILSRAWIEPAVYYQAVAYHYELPFVDLIGDAPDPSLLAADEAELYARRLTMPWRIRDGRLVIATAEPGPGVVLFARRRWGNAIEFVVASKFDIVWAVQTVFADALSHRAVYELAELDPDMSAQQVFSPVQVLFGYGVATCLLVGLALAPIATLVAVNLILSLFYLGNFLFKGVLVSVGGARSVDRDEAIAIAARALSDDDLPVFTVLVPMYREPKMLPMLARSLRQLDYPLGKLDIKLVLEADDHETIEVASTLGLEGIFEVIRVPPSHPQTKPKACNFALQFARGEFLVIYDAEDRPEPDQLRKVVATFRQAPANTACLQCRLSYFNARENWLTRMFTLDYALWFDQMLPGLERLNVPIPLGGTSNHFKIDVLRELHAWDPFNVTEDADLGVRLTQKGYRVGVVDSTTFEEASCHAGNWIRQRSRWMKGYMQTFLVHTRRPLHLLRSIGPLGFLGFVFFIGGTVLAGLINPVFWLMFAIWLFGLANGFDQLFPEPLLYLSLFNLLAGNGAFIFLNMLAPIRRGWLNLIPYSLTAFGYWVMISIASYRGLWQLLRNPFYWEKTDHGVSKHVVRELALGRETTT